The following is a genomic window from Hymenobacter sp. APR13.
CCTGCGGCACCACGCCGGGGTTGTTGAACGTGTACTCGGGGCGGCGCACCTCCAGGCCCTGGCTGATGCGCAGCACGTCGGCGGCGTAAGCGGCCGAGTCGATGCTGGATGGCAGGTCGAAGTTGGTAACGCCCTGGGCATCCACCGACTGGTTTTCGCGCGGGTGGTAGTAGTTGTCCTGCGAAATCAGGCAAATTTCTTCTTCGGGAAACGAAGCCAGCAGCCGGCGCAGGAAGGTGGTCTTGCCGGAGGCGCTGCCGCCCGTGATACCGACGATGAAAGGATGTTGCATGGTGTGGGAAAACGGCCCGTACTGGCAGGGCCAACCCTGCAAAAGTAAGAAATTAGGTGATGAGGTGATGAGGTAAGTGGTAAGTAAATGGTGACAAGCGACAGATGCCAGTGAAGAGTATACGGCAACACGTAGCGCTTTTCAGCACCTGTTACCTGTCACTTGCCACCTGTTCCCTTGTTCAAAAACGCCACCAGGCCGGCCACGGCCCGCGCCCGGTGGCTAATCTGGTTTTTCTCGGTGGTGGTCATTTCGGCAAACGTGCGGCCGTCGCCCTCGGTGGGCTGGAACACCGGGTCGTAGCCGAAGCCACCGGTGCCGCTGAGCTGCTCGGTAATGCGGCCTTCCACGGCACCTTCAAACTCGTGCACCACGCCGCCGGGCAGCACAAGCGCCACCACTGTCCGGAACCGGGCCGAGCGGTCGGCGTGGCTGCGCAGCTCCGTCAGCAGCTTCTGCACGTTGTCTTCGGCCGAGCGCTGGGGCCCGGCATAACGCGCCGAGTACACGCCGGGCGCGCCGCCCAGCGCCGTTACCTCCAGCCCCGTGTCGTCGGCGAAGCAGGCCACGCCATAGTGTTCCCACACGTATTCGGCCTTCTGGCGGGCGTTGCCGGCCAGCGTGTCGTGGGTTTCGGGCAGCTCCTCGTGGCAGCCGATGTCGGCCAGACTCAGCAGCTCGGTGCCGGCGGGCAGCAGCGGCCGGATTTCATCGAGCTTGTGAGCATTATTGGAAGCAAAGCAAAGGCGCATGGGGGGAATGGCTTAATTGTTTGATGGGTAAATGGCTTGATGGCTGAACACCTGGCCACGGTCCGGCGCAAAGGAAAAAGAAACAACACAAAAAAAGCCGGACCAGCCGGCTACAAGCAATTTTAAACAATTCAACTATTAACCCACTCACCGAAACATCGACTTGAT
Proteins encoded in this region:
- the rdgB gene encoding RdgB/HAM1 family non-canonical purine NTP pyrophosphatase, with protein sequence MRLCFASNNAHKLDEIRPLLPAGTELLSLADIGCHEELPETHDTLAGNARQKAEYVWEHYGVACFADDTGLEVTALGGAPGVYSARYAGPQRSAEDNVQKLLTELRSHADRSARFRTVVALVLPGGVVHEFEGAVEGRITEQLSGTGGFGYDPVFQPTEGDGRTFAEMTTTEKNQISHRARAVAGLVAFLNKGTGGK